The following are encoded together in the Mustela nigripes isolate SB6536 chromosome 11, MUSNIG.SB6536, whole genome shotgun sequence genome:
- the ASL gene encoding argininosuccinate lyase isoform X2, with the protein MASESGKLWGGRFVGAVDPIMEKFNSSIAYDRHLWEVDVQGSKAYSRGLEKAGLLTKAEMDQILHGLDKVAEEWAQGTFKLNPNDEDIHTANERRLKELIGETAGKLHTGRSRNDQVVTDLRLWMRQNCSKLSALLWELIRTMVDRAEAERDVLFPGYTHLQRAQPIRWSHWILSHAVALTRDSERLLEVQKRVNVLPLGSGAIAGNPLGVDRELLRAELNFGAITLNSMDATSERDFVAEFLFWASLCMTHLSRMAEDLILYGTKEFSFVQLSDAYSTGSSLMPQKKNPDSLELIRSKAGRVFGRCSGLLMTLKGLPSTYNKDLQEDKEAVFEVSDTMSAVLQVATGVISTLQIHRDNMARALSPDMLATDLAYYLVRKGMPFRQAHEASGKAVFMAETKGVALNQLSLKDLQAIRERNHK; encoded by the exons ATGGCTTCGGAG AGTGGGAAGCTATGGGGTGGCCGCTTTGTGGGCGCAGTGGACCCCATCATGGAGAAGTTCAACTCATCCATTGCCTACGACCGGCACCTGTGGGAGGTGGACGTGCAGGGCAGCAAGGCCTACAGCCGGGGCCTGGAGAAGGCAGGGCTCCTCACCAAGGCCGAGATGGACCAGATACTTCATGGACTGGACAAG GTGGCTGAGGAGTGGGCCCAGGGCACCTTCAAACTAAACCCCAACGATGAAGACATTCACACAGCCAACGAGCGACGTCTGAAG GAGCTCATCGGCGAAACTGCGGGGAAGCTGCACACGGGCCGAAGTCGGAATGACCAG GTAGTCACAGACCTCAGGTTGTGGATGCGGCAGAACTGCTCTAAACTCTCCGCCCTCCTGTGGGAGCTCATCAGAACGATGGTGGACCGGGCCGAGGC GGAACGCGACGTCCTCTTCCCGGGGTACACACACCTGCAAAGGGCTCAGCCCATCCGCTGGAGCCACTGGATACTGAG CCATGCCGTGGCGCTGACCAGAGACTCGGAGAGGCTGTTGGAGGTCCAGAAGCGGGTCAACGTCCTGCCCCTGGGGAG CGGGGCCATTGCAGGCAACCCTCTGGGTGTGGACCGGGAGCTGCTCCGAGCAG AACTGAACTTTGGGGCCATCACTCTCAACAGCATGGACGCCACCAGTGAGCGAGACTTCGTGG CTGAGTTCCTGTTCTGGGCTTCGCTGTGCATGACCCACCTCAGCAGGATGGCCGAGGATCTCATCCTCTACGGCACCAAGGAATTCAGCTTTGTGCAGCTCTCAGATGCCTACAG CACCGGAAGCAGCCTGATGCCCCAGAAGAAAAACCCAGACAGCCTGGAGCTAATCCGGAGCAAGGCGGGGCGCGTGTTTGGGCGG TGTTCTGGGCTCCTGATGACGCTCAAGGGGCTCCCAAGCACCTACAACAAGGACTTACAG GAGGACAAGGAAGCCGTCTTTGAAGTGTCAGACACCATGAGTGCCGTCCTGCAGGTGGCCACGGGCGTCATCTCCACGCTGCAG ATTCACCGCGACAACATGGCACGGGCTCTTAGTCCTGACATGCTGGCCACTGACCTCGCCTACTACCTGGTCCGCAAAGGG ATGCCGTTCCGCCAGGCGCACGAGGCCTCCGGGAAAGCCGTGTTCATGGCCGAGACCAAGGGGGTCGCCCTCAACCAGCTGTCGCTCAAGGATCTGCAGGCCATCAG agagagaaatcacaagtag
- the ASL gene encoding argininosuccinate lyase isoform X1, with product MASESGKLWGGRFVGAVDPIMEKFNSSIAYDRHLWEVDVQGSKAYSRGLEKAGLLTKAEMDQILHGLDKVAEEWAQGTFKLNPNDEDIHTANERRLKELIGETAGKLHTGRSRNDQVVTDLRLWMRQNCSKLSALLWELIRTMVDRAEAERDVLFPGYTHLQRAQPIRWSHWILSHAVALTRDSERLLEVQKRVNVLPLGSGAIAGNPLGVDRELLRAELNFGAITLNSMDATSERDFVAEFLFWASLCMTHLSRMAEDLILYGTKEFSFVQLSDAYSTGSSLMPQKKNPDSLELIRSKAGRVFGRCSGLLMTLKGLPSTYNKDLQEDKEAVFEVSDTMSAVLQVATGVISTLQIHRDNMARALSPDMLATDLAYYLVRKGMPFRQAHEASGKAVFMAETKGVALNQLSLKDLQAISPLFSGDVSRVWDYGHSVEQYAALGGTARSSVDWQIGQVRALLRAQQA from the exons ATGGCTTCGGAG AGTGGGAAGCTATGGGGTGGCCGCTTTGTGGGCGCAGTGGACCCCATCATGGAGAAGTTCAACTCATCCATTGCCTACGACCGGCACCTGTGGGAGGTGGACGTGCAGGGCAGCAAGGCCTACAGCCGGGGCCTGGAGAAGGCAGGGCTCCTCACCAAGGCCGAGATGGACCAGATACTTCATGGACTGGACAAG GTGGCTGAGGAGTGGGCCCAGGGCACCTTCAAACTAAACCCCAACGATGAAGACATTCACACAGCCAACGAGCGACGTCTGAAG GAGCTCATCGGCGAAACTGCGGGGAAGCTGCACACGGGCCGAAGTCGGAATGACCAG GTAGTCACAGACCTCAGGTTGTGGATGCGGCAGAACTGCTCTAAACTCTCCGCCCTCCTGTGGGAGCTCATCAGAACGATGGTGGACCGGGCCGAGGC GGAACGCGACGTCCTCTTCCCGGGGTACACACACCTGCAAAGGGCTCAGCCCATCCGCTGGAGCCACTGGATACTGAG CCATGCCGTGGCGCTGACCAGAGACTCGGAGAGGCTGTTGGAGGTCCAGAAGCGGGTCAACGTCCTGCCCCTGGGGAG CGGGGCCATTGCAGGCAACCCTCTGGGTGTGGACCGGGAGCTGCTCCGAGCAG AACTGAACTTTGGGGCCATCACTCTCAACAGCATGGACGCCACCAGTGAGCGAGACTTCGTGG CTGAGTTCCTGTTCTGGGCTTCGCTGTGCATGACCCACCTCAGCAGGATGGCCGAGGATCTCATCCTCTACGGCACCAAGGAATTCAGCTTTGTGCAGCTCTCAGATGCCTACAG CACCGGAAGCAGCCTGATGCCCCAGAAGAAAAACCCAGACAGCCTGGAGCTAATCCGGAGCAAGGCGGGGCGCGTGTTTGGGCGG TGTTCTGGGCTCCTGATGACGCTCAAGGGGCTCCCAAGCACCTACAACAAGGACTTACAG GAGGACAAGGAAGCCGTCTTTGAAGTGTCAGACACCATGAGTGCCGTCCTGCAGGTGGCCACGGGCGTCATCTCCACGCTGCAG ATTCACCGCGACAACATGGCACGGGCTCTTAGTCCTGACATGCTGGCCACTGACCTCGCCTACTACCTGGTCCGCAAAGGG ATGCCGTTCCGCCAGGCGCACGAGGCCTCCGGGAAAGCCGTGTTCATGGCCGAGACCAAGGGGGTCGCCCTCAACCAGCTGTCGCTCAAGGATCTGCAGGCCATCAG CCCCCTGTTCTCGGGCGACGTGAGCCGCGTGTGGGACTACGGCCACAGCGTGGAGCAGTACGCGGCCCTGGGGGGCACAGCGCGCTCCAGCGTCGACTGGCAGATCGGCCAGGTGCGGGCGCTGCTGCGGGCCCAGCAGGCCTAg